ACCGAATCGATTTTCTCGATTCCAGGATTCGGAAGATTGATTGTCGAATCCATCTTTGCGCGGGATTATGTGACCGTGCAGGGGGCGATTCTGGTTTCCGCCCTGCTGGTGGTGGTGGTCAACCTGCTGGTGGATCTGTTGTATGCGATCATCGATCCGCGGATCAAAGTCGGAAAGGGGGTGTAGTAAATGAGTCAAACGATCCACCCGGCTTCCAACGCGGGGCTGCCGCAACCTGCGGCGGCCGTAACGGGAGCCAGCCAATGGCGCACTTTCTTCCGCCGCTTTGCCCGCAACAAATTGGCTGTCATCGGTGGCTTGATTATCGTTCTATTGGTGATGACCGCTCTCTTGGCGCCGGTAATCGCGACGCACGATCCGATTTTTGACCAGGACTATTCCGCTGTCCTGCAGCCGGCGGGTAACGGGCATATCCTGGGAACGGACGATCTCGGGCGCGATACGTTTTCACGGCTGGTGTACGGAGCCCGCCTGTCGCTGGAAGCGGCGGTGATTTCCGTTGGCATCGCCGTGCTGATCGGTGTGCCGATCGGATTGATCACCGGCTATTTTCGCGGCTTCTGGGATGAGTGGGTGGTGATGCGAATCGTCGATGCGATGCAGGCGTTTCCGTCGCTGATTTTGGCGCTGGCGATGGCGGCCGCGCTGGGTGGCGGTTTCTTCAACGCGATGGTCGCGATCGGTATCGGGTTCACGCCCTCCTTTGTACGAATCACTCGGGCGCAGGTGATGACGGTTCGCAACCTGGAGTTTGTGCAGGCGGCGAAGGCGATCGGGGCCAGCGATTGGCGGATTATGTTTTTGCATGTGTTACCCAATTCGCTGGCCCCCATCCTGGTGCAAATGACCCTGGCGATGGCATCGGCGATCATTGCGGAAGCCGGGCTGTCGTATCTGGGGCTGGGCGCAAGACCGGAGCAGCCAAGTTGGGGTTCGATGCTGCATGTTGCACAAGGCTATCTGAACGTGCAGCCGATGCTGGCGTTTTGGCCGGGGCTGGCGATTTTCCTGGTGGTGCTGGGATTTAACCTGCTCGGCGACGGAATTCGGGAAGTGTTGGATCCAAAGTTAAAACGCTAAAACTATGGCGGGGGGAAAGCAGCATGGTATATGAATATACGGAAGCGAATGAAATTCCACCGCTTGAGCTCGATGATGTAGATCGGCAGATCCTGCAGGTGTTGCACGAAAACAGCCGCATCTCCTATACGGATTTGGCGAAGCGAATCGGACTGTCGCGGGTGGCCGTGCAGTCCCGGATCACCGCCCTGATCGAGGCCGGCGTGATCGAACGCTTCACCGTTGTCATCAATCCGGCCAAAATTGGCATGCAAGTGTCCGCTTTCTTCAATGTGGACATTGAACCGCAATATCTCGATCAGGTTGCGCAAAAATTGGCGAAAGAGCCGGCCGTGACCAGCCTGTACCACATGACGGGCCCGAGCACATTGCATATGCACGGCATCTTTACCAGTACGCAGGAGATGGAAAAATTTTTGTTGGAAACGCTGTACACAATGCCCGGTATCGTGCGCGTCGAAACGCAAATGCTGCTGAAGCGGTACAAGAGCCGCATGGGCATGAAGCTCTAAAGGTGGGAATGCGAGTGGAGTTGCGACCCTACAAAGAGATCATATTCGCGATGGTGCGAACGGG
Above is a genomic segment from Effusibacillus pohliae DSM 22757 containing:
- a CDS encoding ABC transporter permease: MSQTIHPASNAGLPQPAAAVTGASQWRTFFRRFARNKLAVIGGLIIVLLVMTALLAPVIATHDPIFDQDYSAVLQPAGNGHILGTDDLGRDTFSRLVYGARLSLEAAVISVGIAVLIGVPIGLITGYFRGFWDEWVVMRIVDAMQAFPSLILALAMAAALGGGFFNAMVAIGIGFTPSFVRITRAQVMTVRNLEFVQAAKAIGASDWRIMFLHVLPNSLAPILVQMTLAMASAIIAEAGLSYLGLGARPEQPSWGSMLHVAQGYLNVQPMLAFWPGLAIFLVVLGFNLLGDGIREVLDPKLKR
- a CDS encoding Lrp/AsnC family transcriptional regulator, coding for MVYEYTEANEIPPLELDDVDRQILQVLHENSRISYTDLAKRIGLSRVAVQSRITALIEAGVIERFTVVINPAKIGMQVSAFFNVDIEPQYLDQVAQKLAKEPAVTSLYHMTGPSTLHMHGIFTSTQEMEKFLLETLYTMPGIVRVETQMLLKRYKSRMGMKL